The Acidobacteriota bacterium region ACAACCTGGATCCCAACACGTTCTGGCGGGTCCACCGCTCATACCTTGTTAACATCAACCGGATTAAAGAAGTCGTCCCCTGGTTCAAAAGTTCATATCAACTGAAGATGCAGGACCGGCAGGCAACAGAAATTCCCGTCAGCCGCGCCCAAACACGGAAGCTTCGCGAACTGTTGAACCTCTGAAAAATTCCGCCAGCGATAAAACATGCCGGAAGGTTGCCTGTCCCGGGGCCGCTTCGTTAGGAGCGGCACCTGGGGCGTTTTTCCGATGACTTGCAGAAATAGGCTTGCAACGCCTGGATAAGACCAGCAACCGTTGAATCCGTGGCTTCGATGGAAACATCAAGACCGTGCTTGCGGCACGTCTCCGAAGTAACAGGGCCGATGGAGGCGATGACAACGCGCTCCAGGATTTTGCGGAGGCCAGCGTTCTCAATCAAATTCACAAAGTTTGTGACGGTGGAGGAGCTCGTGAAAGTAACCGCATCTGGCACAGGAGTGAGGAGACGCTTAACCTCGCCCGCGGGAAGTTCAGGCCGGACCGTTTCATAGGCTTCAACGACCTCCACGCGAGCGCCGCGCTCCTCAAGCGAGCGATGAAGAATATCGCGCGCGACCTTTGCTCGCGGAATCAGGAATGCCTTGCCGCGAACCTCGGCGCCCTTCAAGCATTCAATCAGCCCTTCCGCCCTGTATTCATGAGGCAGGAAATCGGCGCGGATACCGGTGGCGGCAAGTTCAGCCGAGGTGCCGGGTCCGATGGCCCCGATCTCGAGCCCCTTCAAATCGCGCACATCGCGGCCGCACGCTGCGAGCCGGCCCAGGAATTTCCTGACGCCGTTGGCTGAGGTGAAGAGAAGATAATCAAATTCCTGCAGCCGGCCAATCGCTTCATCGAGCGGCTTCGTGGATTGCGGATCGCGAATTTCAATTGCGGGAATCTCGATGGCTTCAGCTCCCAGGCTTTCGAGGGCGTCTCTGAAGATGGTAGCTTGTCCGCGCGTCCGTGTTGTTACAATGCGCCTCCCGAAAAGCGGCAGGCGCTCAAACCACATCAATTCCTCGCGCAGGCCGACAACATCTCCCACCACAATGATCGCCGGCGCTTCAATCCCCTCAGCCAGCTGCGCGATATCGGCCAGCGTACCTACAACGGTTTGTTGCGCAGCACGGGTTCCCCAGAAAATGACTGCAACCGGAGTGCTCGGGTCTTTGCCTCCTTTGCGCAGGGCCGCGCTGATCTCGGCCAGATTTCGGACGCCCATGAAAAGGACAAGCGTATCCGCCCCATCTGCAAGTTTTGTCCAGTCGATACTGCCAGACGACTTGGACGGATCTTCATGGCCCGTCACGAAAATGACGCTTGATGACACGTCGCGATGCGTCAAGGGAATTCCCGCGTAGGCCGGGGCCGCATAACCTGATGTAATGCCCGGAACGACCTCGAATGGGATGCCTGCGTTTGCCAGCGCCTGGGCCTCTTCGGCACCGCGTCCGAAAATGAACGGGTCTCCGCCTTTCAGCCGGACCACAACATTACCTTGCGCTGCCTTGCTCACCAGCAGCTGATTGATGGCTTCCTGGGGTGAATTCCTGTCACCCGGCCGCTTGCCCACGCAGATCCTCTCGCACTCCGGCCGCGTATGCCTCAGGAGGTCCTCGTTGGCGAGAAAGTCGTAGATAACAGCGTCGGCGCGTTCAAGAGCCGCCTTGCCCTTGAGCGTCAACAGGCCGGTGTCGCCCGGCCCCGCCCCGACTAGATAAACCTTTCCGACCATGTCAATCCATTCAGCGCCGAAAGACCGGCTTCATTTAGGCGGCCCGGAGCGAAACTACCCTGGGTCCATTCCCGGAAGGCTCAGGAGTTCGCGCGCACCCTGGCCAAAGAGCTCCGTTGCCACCTGCCTTCCCAGGTCCTCAGGGTTCTCCAGCTCACCCGTCGCCATTGCTCGAAGCACCCGGGTGCCGGCGGGGTCTGCCACCACTCCCGTCAGATGGAGTCTCCCGGAATCGTTTTTTGCGTACGCCGCAATAGGGAGCTGGCATCCGCCACCCAGTGCCTCAAGCATAGCCCTTTCCGCGCGGATTGCTCGGTGAGTTGCCGGATGGTCAAAAGCCGCAATCACCTCTTCCACTGCCGCGTTGTGTGTTCTGATTTCAATGGCAAGCGCTCCCTGTCCGACGGCCGGGCAAATTTCATCTTCCCGGAACCAGCTCGTGATGTGGGAGGCAAAACCCAGGCGCCTTAAACCAGCGGCGGCCAGCACCAGCGCTTCACAATCGCCTCGCTCAAGTTTTCGCAGTCGGGTATCCACGTTGCCGCGCATTGGGACAACCTCCAGGTCGGGGCGCAAGGCAAGCAGTTGAGACTGCCGCCGTAGGCTGCTGGTTCCTATGCGCGCTCCGGCGGGAAGGTCCTGCAAAAGCAAGCCGCCCCTTGAGACGAGCGCGTCGCGCGGGTCCTCGCGCTGCGGGACCGCCGCTATGCCCAGTCCTTCGGGCAGGCCAGTCGGAAGGTCCTTCATGCTGTGGACCGCAAGGTCCACCTGGCCAGCCAGCAATGCCTCTTCAATTTCCTTGATAAACAGGCCTTTAGTTCCGGAAGCGGCCAGGGCGGCATTCTGGAGCCTGTCGCCGCTGGTCTTGATGATATTGATTTTGACTTCGTGGCCTGCGGACGCTAGATGGTCCTTCACCCAGTTCGCCTGCCATAGCGCGAGTGAGCTTCCACGTGAACCGATAGTAATCTTCATGGGATTGGTAATCAGTTCAAAATGTTCAGCGGGAATACAGAAACATTCTCAAAAATTGAGAAGCTGCGGTTTGAACTATCGCTGAAGCCCCGTTGGCGCAGCAAGTCACTCGACGACGCCGAACATCTTGCGGACCAGTGATACCAGCGAACCTTGCTCCGGACGGCCGACGCCACTCTTGAGCTCGGTAATCGGACCGTGAAGGACCTTGTTCAGGATGCCGTGCGTGAGGGCGTCGATGGCCTCGCGCTGTTGAGGCGTCAGGTCACCCAGCCGGCCGCGAAAACGCTCCAGCTCATTTTCGCGAATAGCTTCGAGCTTCTGTTCCAGTGCCACAATTGTTGGCACAACTTCCCGCGAGGCGAGGCGCCGCATGGCCTTCTGAACTTCCTGCTGAATGATTTCCTCTGCCCAGATGGCTTCGCGGTCGCGCTGTTTCTTGTTGGACTCGACCACCTGCCCCAGATCATCAATATCGTAAACAAAGGCGTTATCAAGTTCGTTGACGGCCGGATCGATGTTTCGGGGCACCGAGATATCCACAAAAAACATGGGCCGGTTTTTCCGCGCTGCGAGCCATCGTTCCGCATGGTGGCGATAAATGACGTAATGGGGCGCGGACGTCGAGCAAATAACGATATCAGCTTTTTCAACATGGTCCAGCATCTGCTCAATCCGTATGGCTGTGCCGTGAAATGCTTCTGCCAGTTCAACCGCGCGCTCGTAGGTGCGATTCGCCACCAGAATGGAGCCTGCGCCGCTCCGGATGAGGTTCCTGGCGGCGATTTCACTCATCTTGCCCGCGCCGAGAACCAGGATAGTTTTCCCTGTCAGGTCGCCGAAGATCTTCCGCGCCAGTTCCACGGCGGCGTAGGAAACAGAAACTGCCGACGCTCCAATGCCAGTGTTTCGGCGGACTTTGCGCGCCACCGCCAGGGCCTGCAGGCTGATTTCATTCAAAGTGCCGTTCAATGCTCCCGCTTGACGCGCAGCGGTATAGGCCTGCTTCAACTGCCCGAGGATTTGGGGCTCGCCTACGATCATTGAATCCAGGCTTGACGCCACGCGGAACAGGTGTTCGATGGCTTCCTGCTGGCGATGCTGGTAAAAATGGGTTTCGTAAAGCGCCAGGTTGCATTGGTGATGATCGGCGAGGAACTTGCGAATGACGGGTATCGGCGCCACGCCGTCACGGGCATTGGCAACCACTTCAACACGGTTGCAGGTGGAGAGAATCAGGCCCTCTTTAATTCCTTCCCGGTGAACCAGGTCGACGACGGCTTCCTGAAGCCGCGATTCCGGAATACTCATCCGTTCCCGGACTTCCACTGGCGCCGTCCGATGGTTGATTCCCACAAGAGCGAGATTCATCGTGTCTTCACTTCACTAATCCACATTATTTTCCGCCGATGCGCGCCGGCAGTATGTGAGCTGCATCACATTACGGGATGCTTCCCAGCCGTGGCAAATAGCCGTGCCAGCCGCTAACAAAGCTGATGCCGACAAAAGTCACCATGATGGCCGCAAAGCCCAGAATGGCCACATAAGCGGAGCTCCGTCCAGGCCACGTCCCGCTCAATCGGACAGAAAGGAGAAACAGGTAAATCAGCCAGGTAATCAGCGCTGCGAGTATCTTTGGATCAAGTTCCCAGGGGCCGTGCCACGTGCGCGCTGCAAAGACGAATCCCGTCAGGATTCCAACCGTCAGGAAGGGAAGTCCGAATTTGAGCGACCGGAAATAGAGCTGGTCACACACCTCCAGCGATGGCAGCCGGTAATAAGTTTGCCGGGGATTCCTGGATTTAAGCTGGTTTTCCTGGATGAGGAACATGACGGCCGCGACAAACGTTAGAAAAAAGCCCACGTAACCCAGCATGATGCAGCTAATATGGATCATCAACCAGCCGCTGCGGAAGGCCGCTGATTGGAACGTCGGCCCCGGGCGGAGCGCCGAGAACAGCGTCAAGACAAAGACGAGCGGCAGCATGAATATGCCCAGAACGTTGATCCGATAGCGTAAATACGCCAGAAAGAAAGCGAGCGTCACCAGAAACGCAAAAAACGAAAGTGCGCTTTGCACGTCAATGACCGGAAGGCGGTGGAGGTTGATCGCTCTGGCAGCCAGCGATGAGACGTGGAACACCAGGCCTGCCCCGAGAGCTGCCAGCGATGCCGAGGACAGCGACGGACGATGGCGCATCACGGAAGGCACGGTAAGCACAATCCCCACAAAATAGAGAACTAAAGCCAGCCATAACAAGAAGGTATACATAGGTTCCTCTGAAAGGCTCCGAATCTCAGTATTATAGCACCCGAAAACGCCTCGCTCGACGGAGTCACCCACCGAGCACGAGATTCCCAAAGTGATACAATGTTTCAGTTGGAAGCGTGCTCCGGAATTCGCTGCGCGTTCAAAACATTTCCTCGCCGGTTCGTAATTTGACAACCTGACGGAGGACAAAGACCATGGTACATCCTCGGGCCGGGAAGCCTGCCGAACCTTCAATGCTGGTGAACGTTCCCCGGTTGATCACGGCTTATTATGTCGGGCGGCCTGATCCCTCCGCGCCGGCGGAGAGGGTGGCCTTTGGGACATCCGGGCACCGCGGCTCATCGCTTTCAAATTCCTTCAATGAGGCGCACATCCTTGCCATCAGCCAGGCCATCTGCGACTACCGCCGCGGGCAGAAGATCAACGGTCCGCTTTTCCTGGCCAAAGATACTCACGCTCTTTCGGAGCCTGCCTACGCTACGGCTTTGGAGGTCCTGGCGGCCAACGAGGTTGAAGTGATGATCGACAGCGAAGATGGCTACACGCCCACGCCGGTGCTTTCGCACGCGATCCTCACCCACAATTCCCGGCCAAAAGCGGAGCGGGCCGACGGCATCGTGATTACACCTTCCCATAATCCTCCGGAAGACGGCGGCTTTAAGTACAACCCTCCAGATGGCGGCCCGGCCGATACCACCATCACTGGCTGGATTGCCGCCAGGGCAAATGCTCTGCTGGCAGGCGGCCTTCGCGAGATCCACAGAACCCCGTGGGCAAAGGCGCTGAAGTCTTTGACCACTCACCGGCACGATTACGCAACCGCGTACATTGAAGACCTCAATGCTGTTGTTGACCTTGATGCCATTCGCGGCGCGGGCCTCAATGTTGGCGTTGATCCGCTGGGCGGAGCGGGCGTGGCCTACTGGGACCGCATCAGCGAACGTTACGGGTTGCGCTTAACTGTGGTCAACAAGCTGGTGGACCCGACCTTCCGCTTTATGACGCTCGATTGGGACGGCCAGATTCGCATGGACTGTTCCTCGCCTTATGCCATGGCAGCGCTGATTTCCATGAAAGATCGCTTCGACGTGGCGTTTGGCTGCGATACGGACCACGACCGCCATGGCATCGTCACGCGCAGCGCGGGGCTGTTGAATCCCAACCACTACCTGGCAGTGGCCATTTTTTATCTGTTCAGAAACCGCCCGGAGTGGCCGGCGAGGCCGAGCGTGGGCAAGACACTGGTGAGCAGCGGCATGATCGATCGCGTGGCGGCCAAGCTGGGCCGCAGGCTGGTCGAGGTCCCAGTCGGCTTCAAATGGTTTGTGGAAGGGCTGCTGGATGGGTCGCTCGGGTTCGGCGGCGAGGAAAGCGCGGGAGCCTCCTTCCTGCGCCGGGACGGCAGCGTCTGGACCACGGACAAGGACGGTATCATCATGGGCCTGCTGGCGGCTGAAATGACCGCGATCACGGGACACGATCCCGGCGAACTCTATAATGAATTGACCTCTGAATTTGGCGCGTCCGCTTATCAGCGGATCGACGTGCCCGCCACGCCTGAGCAGAAGACACTCCTGAAGGGGCTTGTTCCCGAGCAGGTGGGGACTTCTGAGCTGGCAGGCGAAAAGATCGAGGCCATGCTCACCACCGCACCCGGCAATGGCCAACCCATTGGCGGTCTGAAAGTGGTGACCGCAAACGGCTGGTTCGCCGCCCGGCCCTCCGGAACGGAGGACGTCTACAAGATTTATGCCGAAAGTTTTCTTGGCGAAGACCATTTGCATAAAATCCAGGAAGAAGCCAGGCAGATCATTGCGGGCGTTTTTGCGGAGGCGGGAACCAAAAACGCATAGGGATAACCGCAAACCTCTGCGGGCCACAACTGTCCTGGTTTTCCGCAGTGTACCCTTTGAAATTTCCAAACTCTGCGGCCCAGTGGGGCGGCGTAAAGGTTGCACTCTTGGGTTTGGGTTGACTATGAGCTTTGTCGAATTGCTCATTTCAGTACAATCCAGGCTGATTGCACAAAGCCTTGCAATCGGATAAATAGCCTCACACAAAAGGTTAAGGTGCAGGTCTCGCACCGTGGAGACCCAGCGGCAGGTTGTATGCCGTGCTGCCTATCGCACTGTGAACCTCTCCTTCAGCGGCAGGTTCTGGGAGCTGTCGCCGACGGAAACCACGAACTCACCAGGATCGACTTTCCAGCCGTTGGACTTAACATCCCAGTAAGCCAGCGAGCGCTGGTTGAGCTTGATGCTCGCGTACTTAATTTCGCCGGGCTTTAGCGTTACGCGTTCGAAGCCTTTCAGCTCGATTTTCGGTCGCGGTACCTTTGCCGAAGGATCGCTGACGTAAACCTCCGCCACCTCGCTACCCGCGCGGCTGCCCGTATTTTTGACGTCAAAGCTGACTGTGACGGGGCCGTCCGGGCTGGCTGTTCGAGGGCTGACGCTCAAGTTGCTGAAGGCGAACGTGGTGTAAGACAGCCCGAAGCCAAACGGAAACAGCGGGGCCGGCTGGCTGTTGTGCCCATAAGCGCGATAACCGAGAAAGACTCCTTCGCGGTAATGGACGTCATTCGTTCCGGGTTCCTCGTAGTAGTTGTTCCAGGTGGGATTGTCCTCTACCCTCTTCCACCAGGTGATGGGCAATTTGCCCGAAGGATTGGTGCGGCCCGTCAGGGCATCCGCCAGGGCCGTGCCGGCTTCTGAACCTCCATACCAGGCTTCGAAGAACGCAGGAACACGGTCCAGCCAGCCACTGGTGGCTACGCTTCCGCCGGAGGTAAGGACAACCACGGTGTGATGGTTTACAGCCGCCACGGCCCTGATAAGAGCTTCCTGGCCGGGAGGCAGAGCGTAGGTGCGGTCATGGCCCTCGCCTTCCGTTTCGGGATCGAAGCCGACCGAAAGCACTACCACATCGGCCATCGCCGCGACCTTTGTGGCGTTCGGGTCGAGCATTTCCGCCGCGGGCAAGGCGGCAAACCCCACCCGGATTCTGTTCGTCTCCGGCTGGTAGTTCAGTCGCACCGGGACGGCCTGGCCTGATGGGAGACTAATTTCCACGCTTTGGGGTTCGCCGCGGCCCGGCAGACCATCGAGCACCATCTTGCCATCGACATAAAGCTGGTAGCTGTCGCGGGCGACGGAAGCCACGATGAATTCCTGCGGCCCGGATGTTTTTGGCGTGTAGTAGCCAGTCCAGCGAACGGCAAGTTTTTTGTTTGAGCGCGGAAGAAATGGACTGCCGCCCCAGAAACGTACGCCCGGCACAACACGGGTTCGGTCCGGGTTGCCGGCAAATTCGCCGCTGTCAAATTCCTCCTGGGTCAGCCCCGGATGCTCGCCCTGGGCATCAGTTGAGAAGTTGCCGCTGGCATGGCCTTCCGACCTCCGACCACCCAGCAGTTCCTGCAGATCTTTCAAACCGCTATTCCACAGGATCTTTGTGTGGGGCAGCGAACGGGTCAATCCTTCAAGGAGACTGACCGGCGCGATGGCCGTGACGTGGCCGCTGCCTCCGGCCGAAGCCTGCGCCGGGTAGGCGTCGGGACCAATCAGCGCAATGGTGTGAACTTTGCTCAAATCGAGCGGCAGCAGGCGGCCTTCATTTTTTAGCAGCACCAGGCTTTCTTTGGCGGAGTCGAGCGCCATCTCAAGCGAGCGCCGATTGTAGAGCGGCAGGCTGAGGTCCGACTGGTCATGGTCAAGCCAGCCGAACTCGATGGCGACGCGCAGAATCCGGCGGACCTTTTCGTCAATGGTTGCCTCAGAAACCTTGCCCGCTTTGATGGCCGGAAGCAGGTTCTCCGCGTTCATGAATTTTGCCGAGGGCATTTCAAGATCGAGCCCGGCGTTGGCCGCCGCGACGGCATCGTAGGTAGCGTCCCAGTCGGACATCAGAATGCCGCGAAAGCCCCAGTCTTTTCGCAGAACATCGATATTGAGAAACGCATTCTGGGTTGCGTGCTCGCCGTTGAGGAGGTTGTAGGAATCCATGACGGCGCCCACGTGCCCCTGCCTGACGGCAGCCTCAAAGATGGGCAGATAAATTTCGCGCAGGGTACGCGGATCGATGATGGAATTGATTCCGTGGCGGTCATACTCCGAGTTGTTGGCGTCATAGTGCTTGACGGTGGCCACCACGCGCTCGCTCTGCACGCCTTCGATGTAACCCGCGACGATCTGGCCGCCCAGGCAGGGATCTTCACCGAAGTATTCAAAGTTGCGGCCATTCATCGGCGCCCGGTAAATGTTGACTCCCGGTCCGAGCAGAAAATGGACGCCGCGTACCCGCGCGTCCTCGCCCAGCGCGACGCCCACGCGGCGCGCCAGCGTCGGGTCCCATGAGGCCGCGAGGCCAATGCCTCCGGCGTAAGCGATGCTGGGTCCCCACACGCGAACGCCTACCGGCCCATCTGACATCTTCAGGCGCGGCAGGCCGATCTGCGGCATTTCGTAAGTGAACATGCTGTCCACGCCGCCGATCAACTTGATTTTCTGCTCGATGGTCAGCCTGGCCAGCAGCGCGTCCGCGCGGCGGTCGATTTCCGCCTGGGAAAGTTGCTGCGCCCGCGCCTGGCTTGCGAATCCGGCAGCAACGAGCATCGCTGCCAATGACCATAAAAAAAGACGAGAAAAGATCGAGAGTTTGTTAGGGATATTTGGCATGTTAGTCTCCTGACGGCTTGGAAGTATATCGCGGTGAAACCGCAATGCAAGTGACTTGCAGCACAAGCGGCAGGAGGCAGTGTCTGAAACTGGAATAGACAGCATAACTGCTCGCGTCAATGTCATGCTGATCCCGCTAAGCGGGAGAAGCATCCCGGTATGTGACTGAGGGAAATGCCGGCGCCCTTCGCTGCGCTCAGGGTGACAGTCCATGAACTTTGCCTGGGGGACCCCGATGGGAGGGCGGCGGCTAGCCTCTTAGGGCAGTCAGGAGGCGCTGCCGTGTAGCCGGCGAGGAATTTTTGCTGCCATTTGTTATCAATAAGATGGCTCGCTTCGTTTTCGGTTCGTTTTTTCCACAGGAACCTGTTTTTAACGACTTCTCCGCTTCGTTTTTCGGTTCGTTCCGGTTCGTTTTTGAGGCCAGATCCTGTGTTTTCAACAACCTCTCCGGTTCGTTTTTAAAATAACATATTTTTCTGTCCCATTTGTCCCAAAAAGCCAGACAACTAGCCTGTTTGAGCGCTGCTGCATGGGCGCGGACTTTGCCTCGCGCCCGCGCCTTCTCATCACACCAGAAAGGCTACCATGCTAGGCCAGAGATGTCAAGTCAATTCGCGCGCGCCGCGGCACGGGTGTCACGCCCGTGAGTCAACATGGCCAGGATGGCCATGCCACGCATTGTAATGCGATGTTACTCGGCCCTGGTGACTGTGACCTCGATAACGTAGTGGCGGTTGGAGGCGACATCGTCGGCAGAACCCACGAATGCTGATTCTCCGATTGTGGCGGGTGTTACATCCATAAGTCTCATATGGCCAAAGACCGGCTGGCCGGGCAGTGACGGCGATGTTTCTTTACTTGCCAAAGTTGTCATATCCAGAACTGTATGCACTTGCAGCTTCCCTTCCTGTTCTCTAAGGGTGCAATCGATGTTCATGCCGACATCCTGGTATTGAATGTCTTTCCCTGTACTGTACGGGACCCTGCTTCCAATGCGGGCCTCCACTAAAGAGCCCATGTTTGCCGTCATGGTATACGAGCGGGAATTGATGGTCTTGCCGTTCTCCACTTCATTCACTTTGTAACTCACGCGGTAGATTGCGGAGTCCGATGCTGTCTCCTTCTTTGCTGCCTGTCCATTCTGGGGCTGCTCGGCAGGCTGCGGTGCCGCGGCGGCCCGCGTTCCCAGAAAGCCCAGGGCCAGCGTCGAGATTAGAATGAAGACGTTCCATCTTGCCTTTTGCATAAATTCCTCCAGTGTTGCCAGCTTGCTGAAAAGACTTCCCACGTCCGTCATTCCGAGGGCCGATGTTCCTGGGCGGCCCGAGGAATCTGCTTCTCTCAATACGCAAAACCAAAGCTGATTCTTCGCTGCGCTCGGAATGACGCGGGCCGACGCATTTTGCAGGCGGTCTGCTATTGCATTTCCTCATGCCCGGCTCCAAGCGCCAGAGGCTGAATTTCCAGTGGCGGAATCTCCAACGGTTTGATTTCTACGTGTTGAACCGTGAGTTCCGCTTTCAAAATCGGCTCAGCCAGCACCTGCGGCGGCGTTTCGCGGACGTATTGAACCAGAGCCTTCTGTTCCGCAGTCAGCGGCGCTGGGGTAGGGAACTGGGCTGGCCAGTAATGCGCCTCAGCCTGGCGCGACGACTTCCTTACGGGATGCTCGATTTGTGCCAGTTTAAGCGCGGTTGTTGCAGTGCCAGCCTTTGGATTCGCCCCTGAATTCGCGGCTAATGTTTCCTTGCGTGACGTAGACGAAACGGCGTTAACGGCCTGAGATGTCTCGCCCGCCGGGCCGTGTGAGCGGTTTGCCAGGCGAATCACGGCAATCATCATTACAACTGCAATAGTTGCCGCGGCAGCCACCCATAATTTCCAAGCTGTCCCTGCTGCGATTTCGTCGCCGGCAGCGGCTCGGACGCGGTCCATAATCCGCGCCTCGATCCCGGGCCGCACCGCCGCCGCCCGCTGATTCGCCAAAGCTGAATCCAGGAGTTCGTCAACAAAGCGATCTTTATTTCCCATGTTTTCCCTCGAGCAAAACCGAAAGCTTCTCCTTCAGAATCTGCCGCGCCTGCCACAACCGCTGGCGGACCGAGCCTTCTGGAATCTGCAGCACAGCGGAAATTTCAGGCGATGTAAGCTCCTCCGCAAGCGAAAGCGTGAGAGCGTGGCGAAGCTCTTCCGGCAGGGATTCAATCAACCGATCGAGCAGTGCAGTCATTTCTTCGCGGCTTGCAATCTCATCGGCGGGCGTTCCCTGTGCCTGAAGCTGCAAGATCGACTCTACAGACTCGCTCAGCGGAATGGCTGAATGGTGAAGCGCGCGACGTCTTTTCCGTAAGTCAAGGGCCACGTGCCATGCCGTTCCAGCCAGCCACGCCCGCTGGTTGCGAATCAGTCTCCATCGCCGCCGGTGACGCCAGAAACGGACAAATGTTTCCTGGGCGGCGTCTTCCGCATCGTGGTGATTGCGTAGCGCCGAATAGGCGATGGCGTAGACAAATCGCGAGTGCTCCCGCACTGCTGTTTCCATCTCATCCGTGGAAGCGGCAGTGATCGGGAAAATGTCGCTCAACACGCCTTCGCTCGATTCCGGCATCCGCAAGCCTCACCGATATAGACGGCGCCAGGCTCCGTGGCGTTCAGATATTTTTTCGAGGGCAGGAAGATTCGCGGCGGTTTGGACCATCTCTTTCGTCCCCTTGGTGGCTGAGGAGATTCTAACGCGGATTGGTTCCCATGGCTCACGCCATGGGCTAAATTCTTTTGGCCCTCCGAGCCTCAGGAAAGCGGTCGGGGGAAAGCAGAATGCAGCGGGCGGAGCGGGAATTCACAGCTCGAT contains the following coding sequences:
- the cobA gene encoding uroporphyrinogen-III C-methyltransferase, with the translated sequence MVGKVYLVGAGPGDTGLLTLKGKAALERADAVIYDFLANEDLLRHTRPECERICVGKRPGDRNSPQEAINQLLVSKAAQGNVVVRLKGGDPFIFGRGAEEAQALANAGIPFEVVPGITSGYAAPAYAGIPLTHRDVSSSVIFVTGHEDPSKSSGSIDWTKLADGADTLVLFMGVRNLAEISAALRKGGKDPSTPVAVIFWGTRAAQQTVVGTLADIAQLAEGIEAPAIIVVGDVVGLREELMWFERLPLFGRRIVTTRTRGQATIFRDALESLGAEAIEIPAIEIRDPQSTKPLDEAIGRLQEFDYLLFTSANGVRKFLGRLAACGRDVRDLKGLEIGAIGPGTSAELAATGIRADFLPHEYRAEGLIECLKGAEVRGKAFLIPRAKVARDILHRSLEERGARVEVVEAYETVRPELPAGEVKRLLTPVPDAVTFTSSSTVTNFVNLIENAGLRKILERVVIASIGPVTSETCRKHGLDVSIEATDSTVAGLIQALQAYFCKSSEKRPRCRS
- a CDS encoding hydroxymethylbilane synthase — its product is MKITIGSRGSSLALWQANWVKDHLASAGHEVKINIIKTSGDRLQNAALAASGTKGLFIKEIEEALLAGQVDLAVHSMKDLPTGLPEGLGIAAVPQREDPRDALVSRGGLLLQDLPAGARIGTSSLRRQSQLLALRPDLEVVPMRGNVDTRLRKLERGDCEALVLAAAGLRRLGFASHITSWFREDEICPAVGQGALAIEIRTHNAAVEEVIAAFDHPATHRAIRAERAMLEALGGGCQLPIAAYAKNDSGRLHLTGVVADPAGTRVLRAMATGELENPEDLGRQVATELFGQGARELLSLPGMDPG
- a CDS encoding alpha-D-glucose phosphate-specific phosphoglucomutase; this translates as MVHPRAGKPAEPSMLVNVPRLITAYYVGRPDPSAPAERVAFGTSGHRGSSLSNSFNEAHILAISQAICDYRRGQKINGPLFLAKDTHALSEPAYATALEVLAANEVEVMIDSEDGYTPTPVLSHAILTHNSRPKAERADGIVITPSHNPPEDGGFKYNPPDGGPADTTITGWIAARANALLAGGLREIHRTPWAKALKSLTTHRHDYATAYIEDLNAVVDLDAIRGAGLNVGVDPLGGAGVAYWDRISERYGLRLTVVNKLVDPTFRFMTLDWDGQIRMDCSSPYAMAALISMKDRFDVAFGCDTDHDRHGIVTRSAGLLNPNHYLAVAIFYLFRNRPEWPARPSVGKTLVSSGMIDRVAAKLGRRLVEVPVGFKWFVEGLLDGSLGFGGEESAGASFLRRDGSVWTTDKDGIIMGLLAAEMTAITGHDPGELYNELTSEFGASAYQRIDVPATPEQKTLLKGLVPEQVGTSELAGEKIEAMLTTAPGNGQPIGGLKVVTANGWFAARPSGTEDVYKIYAESFLGEDHLHKIQEEARQIIAGVFAEAGTKNA
- a CDS encoding RNA polymerase sigma factor is translated as MPESSEGVLSDIFPITAASTDEMETAVREHSRFVYAIAYSALRNHHDAEDAAQETFVRFWRHRRRWRLIRNQRAWLAGTAWHVALDLRKRRRALHHSAIPLSESVESILQLQAQGTPADEIASREEMTALLDRLIESLPEELRHALTLSLAEELTSPEISAVLQIPEGSVRQRLWQARQILKEKLSVLLEGKHGK
- a CDS encoding glutamyl-tRNA reductase — encoded protein: MNLALVGINHRTAPVEVRERMSIPESRLQEAVVDLVHREGIKEGLILSTCNRVEVVANARDGVAPIPVIRKFLADHHQCNLALYETHFYQHRQQEAIEHLFRVASSLDSMIVGEPQILGQLKQAYTAARQAGALNGTLNEISLQALAVARKVRRNTGIGASAVSVSYAAVELARKIFGDLTGKTILVLGAGKMSEIAARNLIRSGAGSILVANRTYERAVELAEAFHGTAIRIEQMLDHVEKADIVICSTSAPHYVIYRHHAERWLAARKNRPMFFVDISVPRNIDPAVNELDNAFVYDIDDLGQVVESNKKQRDREAIWAEEIIQQEVQKAMRRLASREVVPTIVALEQKLEAIRENELERFRGRLGDLTPQQREAIDALTHGILNKVLHGPITELKSGVGRPEQGSLVSLVRKMFGVVE
- a CDS encoding glycosyl hydrolase → MPNIPNKLSIFSRLFLWSLAAMLVAAGFASQARAQQLSQAEIDRRADALLARLTIEQKIKLIGGVDSMFTYEMPQIGLPRLKMSDGPVGVRVWGPSIAYAGGIGLAASWDPTLARRVGVALGEDARVRGVHFLLGPGVNIYRAPMNGRNFEYFGEDPCLGGQIVAGYIEGVQSERVVATVKHYDANNSEYDRHGINSIIDPRTLREIYLPIFEAAVRQGHVGAVMDSYNLLNGEHATQNAFLNIDVLRKDWGFRGILMSDWDATYDAVAAANAGLDLEMPSAKFMNAENLLPAIKAGKVSEATIDEKVRRILRVAIEFGWLDHDQSDLSLPLYNRRSLEMALDSAKESLVLLKNEGRLLPLDLSKVHTIALIGPDAYPAQASAGGSGHVTAIAPVSLLEGLTRSLPHTKILWNSGLKDLQELLGGRRSEGHASGNFSTDAQGEHPGLTQEEFDSGEFAGNPDRTRVVPGVRFWGGSPFLPRSNKKLAVRWTGYYTPKTSGPQEFIVASVARDSYQLYVDGKMVLDGLPGRGEPQSVEISLPSGQAVPVRLNYQPETNRIRVGFAALPAAEMLDPNATKVAAMADVVVLSVGFDPETEGEGHDRTYALPPGQEALIRAVAAVNHHTVVVLTSGGSVATSGWLDRVPAFFEAWYGGSEAGTALADALTGRTNPSGKLPITWWKRVEDNPTWNNYYEEPGTNDVHYREGVFLGYRAYGHNSQPAPLFPFGFGLSYTTFAFSNLSVSPRTASPDGPVTVSFDVKNTGSRAGSEVAEVYVSDPSAKVPRPKIELKGFERVTLKPGEIKYASIKLNQRSLAYWDVKSNGWKVDPGEFVVSVGDSSQNLPLKERFTVR